One segment of Oreochromis niloticus isolate F11D_XX linkage group LG8, O_niloticus_UMD_NMBU, whole genome shotgun sequence DNA contains the following:
- the LOC102081151 gene encoding uncharacterized protein LOC102081151, translating into MILYLLFPAFVLGTVTSQSANSTAGKLDEVGRNQTFNSTLKPKNVTSTFYEENKEVEDKLQSNQVSVITEDKESFQDEENKITGKNCDRESLQYYSSNYCGQIFHQEMLTIGRDNWCVQEHFIRAYNDLTICVESVAKLTSCFFPNPNIQDFFIDIHLKYFQNCTNENDPMTEDAPQEVVIGLTLLSVSFIPIMVYLVARS; encoded by the exons ATGATCCTCTACCTGCTGTTCCCTGCTTTTGTCCTCG GTACTGTGACATCACAATCAGCCAACAGCACAGCGGGAAAGCTCGATGAAGTTGGGAGGAACCAAACATTCAACA gtacactgaaaccaaagaacGTGACATCCACATTTTATGAAGAGAACAAGGAGGTCGAGGATAAACTGCAAAGTAACCAAGTGTCTGTTATCACAGAAGATAAAG AGAGTTTCCAGGATGAGGAAAATAAAATTACTGGGAAAAACTGTGATCGGGAGTCACTACAATACTACAGTTCCAACTACTGTGGTCAAATTTTTCACCAGGAAATGTTGACTATCGGCAGAGATAACTGGTGTGTCCAGGAACATTTCATCAG AGCTTACAATGATCTAACGATATGCGTGGAATCTGTGGCTAAACTGACCAGCTGTTTCTTCCCAAACCCTAATATTCAAGACTTCTTTATCGACATCCATTTGAAATACTTCCAGAACTGCACCAATGAGAATGATCCGATGACTGAAGATGCCCCTCAGGAGGTGGTGATTGGCCTCACTCTCCTTTCTGTGAGCTTCATCCCCATCATGGTTTATCTGGTCGCTCGGAGTTAG